One genomic region from Candidatus Xiphinematobacter sp. encodes:
- the cobA gene encoding uroporphyrinogen-III C-methyltransferase, with product MENERGFCYLVGAGPGNPGLLTLLGKECLSKAQVVVYDHLCSAELLHFVPKSAERIYAGKEVGRRAFSQKAINRLLVEKAKSGLCVVRLKGGDPFLFGRGGEEAEALAEAGIAFGIVPGVSSAIAGPAYAGIPVTHRSYSACLTIFTGYEDRNKLSSKLDYAALTHVGGTKVMLMGMARLETIIEELLIHGMHRSTPVALIRWATTGYQKTLCGSLEEISQKARESGFTAPAVAVFGDVVRLRKKLNWFESRPLFGKRVAVTRSTLQAGTLLRALRDLGADAFELPTIRIEPPQDEGAFFQLVTDAHKYDWLVFTSPNGVDAFFQAFFGIYEDVREIGGTRIAAIGPATADRIRSYHLQIDLMPTQYIAEAVVRAFLEKTSMENLRILLARSGNARPFLRRELSRLGAIVDEAIAYRTVPENNEYVGIRRFLEEGADIVTFTSSSTVENFFTLRLSPPENFQTASIGPITSHTLTRLGFSVDIEAAQHTIPGLVKAICRHYATDP from the coding sequence ATGGAAAACGAAAGAGGATTTTGTTACCTCGTTGGAGCCGGTCCAGGAAATCCTGGCCTTCTTACTCTGCTTGGAAAAGAATGCCTCTCTAAAGCACAGGTTGTGGTCTATGATCACTTGTGTTCAGCAGAATTGCTTCATTTTGTGCCCAAGTCAGCAGAACGTATCTATGCCGGTAAGGAGGTAGGGCGGAGGGCCTTTTCTCAGAAAGCGATTAACCGGTTACTTGTAGAAAAAGCTAAAAGTGGATTGTGCGTGGTTCGATTAAAAGGAGGAGATCCTTTTCTTTTTGGACGCGGCGGTGAGGAAGCGGAGGCTCTCGCTGAGGCTGGTATTGCCTTCGGTATTGTTCCGGGCGTCTCCTCTGCCATTGCTGGGCCAGCCTACGCTGGTATACCAGTTACTCACCGCAGTTACAGCGCCTGTCTAACGATCTTCACTGGATATGAAGACCGCAATAAGCTTTCATCCAAACTGGATTATGCGGCGCTTACCCATGTAGGTGGTACTAAGGTTATGCTTATGGGAATGGCGCGCCTAGAGACAATTATTGAGGAGCTCCTTATCCACGGCATGCATAGAAGTACACCTGTAGCATTGATCCGTTGGGCAACTACGGGCTACCAGAAAACTCTGTGCGGGTCACTAGAGGAGATTTCACAGAAGGCCCGAGAATCCGGATTTACTGCACCTGCCGTTGCTGTCTTTGGTGACGTAGTACGGTTGCGGAAGAAATTGAACTGGTTTGAATCTCGTCCACTCTTTGGTAAACGCGTGGCCGTCACTCGTAGTACTTTGCAAGCTGGTACTCTTCTGAGAGCTCTCCGCGATTTAGGAGCGGATGCTTTTGAATTGCCCACCATTCGTATCGAGCCTCCGCAGGACGAAGGAGCGTTTTTTCAACTCGTCACAGATGCTCATAAATATGATTGGTTAGTGTTCACAAGTCCGAACGGGGTGGACGCCTTTTTCCAAGCGTTTTTCGGAATTTACGAAGATGTTCGAGAAATTGGTGGGACACGCATTGCAGCTATCGGCCCAGCAACCGCGGATCGAATCCGCTCTTACCATTTGCAGATAGATCTCATGCCTACCCAGTATATAGCAGAAGCTGTTGTAAGGGCCTTCCTGGAAAAGACAAGCATGGAGAATTTACGCATTCTCCTGGCCCGATCGGGAAACGCTCGTCCCTTTTTAAGAAGGGAGCTCTCTCGATTGGGTGCTATTGTAGATGAAGCAATTGCCTACCGTACAGTGCCGGAAAATAATGAATATGTTGGTATACGACGCTTTCTAGAGGAAGGAGCAGATATTGTTACATTCACTAGTTCTTCCACCGTGGAAAACTTCTTCACACTTCGACTTTCACCACCTGAAAATTTCCAGACGGCTAGCATCGGTCCCATTACCTCACATACTTTGACTCGACTTGGGTTTTCAGTTGATATTGAAGCGGCCCAGCATACCATTCCAGGCTTGGTGAAGGCCATTTGTAGGCACTACGCTACCGATCCGTGA
- the hemC gene encoding hydroxymethylbilane synthase — translation MKTLKIGTRGSNLALAQSFLLQTALSRAYPELSMDTVIIRTQADMRVDAPLGVASPLDKGAFTKELEIALLQRTIHVAVHSLKDLPVEEDASGLVVGAVLPRASCEDSLVSKREGGLEALPRGAHVATGSQRRQSQILRQRPDLVVEGIRGNVETRLAKLAGTSRLHAIIVARAALERLYALTPGGLCERFGLYAQALKDFLPAPGQGAIAIQALEKDTKTRQLLMPLHDPITGECVYAERLLLKKLGGGCHSALGALAQPLPGAIYLQAAWFQGTLFRFAQATASNAEEVATQVFSTFSSR, via the coding sequence ATGAAGACTCTTAAGATTGGCACGCGAGGGAGCAACCTTGCGCTTGCACAAAGTTTCCTCCTCCAGACTGCGCTTTCTCGAGCGTATCCTGAGCTTTCTATGGATACGGTCATTATTCGCACACAGGCTGACATGAGAGTGGATGCTCCACTGGGAGTGGCTTCTCCACTTGACAAGGGAGCCTTTACCAAGGAGCTGGAGATTGCCCTCTTACAAAGGACAATCCATGTAGCGGTACACAGCCTCAAGGATTTGCCTGTGGAGGAGGACGCTTCCGGGCTAGTTGTTGGCGCTGTCCTTCCAAGAGCTTCGTGTGAGGATTCTCTCGTTTCTAAACGGGAGGGTGGACTTGAGGCACTACCTAGGGGAGCCCATGTAGCCACAGGCAGTCAACGGAGGCAATCTCAGATTCTCAGACAACGCCCAGATCTTGTCGTCGAGGGCATACGTGGCAACGTGGAGACGCGCCTTGCTAAGCTAGCGGGGACCAGCAGACTTCACGCTATTATAGTTGCTAGGGCTGCACTAGAAAGGTTATATGCCCTAACGCCTGGGGGTCTCTGTGAAAGATTTGGCCTGTATGCACAGGCTCTGAAAGATTTTTTGCCTGCCCCTGGTCAGGGAGCAATCGCCATTCAAGCGCTAGAAAAGGATACGAAAACCCGCCAACTACTCATGCCACTCCATGACCCTATCACCGGAGAATGTGTATATGCGGAGCGCCTTCTCTTAAAGAAGTTGGGTGGGGGGTGCCATTCGGCTCTAGGTGCGCTGGCTCAACCGCTCCCAGGGGCTATTTACCTCCAGGCTGCTTGGTTCCAAGGCACTCTCTTCCGTTTTGCTCAGGCAACAGCCTCCAATGCTGAAGAAGTAGCAACGCAAGTTTTTTCCACTTTTTCATCGAGATAG
- a CDS encoding glutamyl-tRNA reductase, with protein MTTLPKIYYPSTSVLMNILCTGINHRIAPISMRERFALPPHEMEILLHQIHQIEGLHEAVILSTCNRVEFYVATICPRLSGERIQDILSDRVGYEAPFYHHAIPFSVRHLFRVASGLDSMILGETEVLGQVKRAYDKALRGGSTSRHLNKLFQYAFRVAKTVRSETRITRGPTSIGAAVVELAEKIFDDLEKCRIMILGAGETSKRTARSLISRGVRSTFVSNRTYERAAHLAAEVGGEALHFAQWQDAFPDVDILISSTSAPYPILTSERLSLLMRKRRQRPVFIIDLAVPRDIEASASNLDSVFLYDIDSLQDIAQQSINIRHCELDCCEALIEEHVRGFVARLHQSTWKDSHKLLSV; from the coding sequence ATGACTACCCTTCCCAAGATTTACTACCCCTCCACATCTGTTTTGATGAATATCCTTTGCACAGGAATTAACCACAGGATCGCTCCTATCTCCATGCGAGAGCGATTTGCCCTGCCTCCACATGAGATGGAAATATTACTTCATCAAATCCACCAAATTGAAGGGCTCCATGAAGCCGTAATCCTTTCCACCTGTAACCGAGTAGAGTTCTATGTAGCCACGATTTGTCCGAGGCTCAGCGGGGAAAGGATTCAGGATATTCTGAGCGATCGAGTGGGTTACGAGGCTCCCTTCTATCACCATGCGATACCTTTTAGCGTACGACATTTATTCCGAGTAGCCAGTGGCTTGGACTCCATGATCTTGGGAGAGACGGAGGTACTTGGACAGGTGAAACGTGCCTATGATAAAGCTCTGAGAGGAGGATCTACCTCCAGGCATCTAAATAAGCTCTTCCAATACGCCTTTCGGGTAGCAAAAACGGTGAGGTCAGAGACAAGAATTACCCGGGGTCCGACCTCTATAGGAGCGGCGGTAGTAGAGCTTGCTGAGAAGATTTTTGATGATCTCGAGAAGTGCCGCATTATGATCCTTGGTGCCGGAGAAACAAGTAAACGTACAGCGCGCAGCCTAATTTCTAGAGGCGTACGGAGTACCTTTGTTTCTAATCGTACTTACGAGCGAGCAGCACACCTCGCAGCTGAGGTTGGAGGGGAGGCTCTACACTTTGCTCAGTGGCAAGATGCTTTTCCCGATGTAGACATCCTTATCAGTTCTACCAGTGCACCCTATCCAATTCTTACAAGCGAACGGCTTTCTCTCCTCATGAGAAAGAGGAGACAACGACCAGTTTTCATTATTGATTTGGCTGTACCTCGCGATATTGAAGCCTCTGCCAGCAACCTAGACAGTGTTTTCCTTTACGATATCGACTCCCTGCAGGATATTGCTCAACAGTCTATCAACATTCGTCATTGCGAACTTGATTGTTGTGAGGCTCTTATCGAAGAACATGTGCGTGGATTTGTTGCTCGTCTACATCAGTCCACTTGGAAAGACTCCCATAAGCTGTTGTCCGTATGA
- a CDS encoding polyprenyl synthetase family protein, which yields MKRLVTLPNTVSFACKQVIELVCAHLHSVEEQILQQSCLFNPMVRSYIAHVTSKGGKRLRPILTLLAGGATGKITSEHIDLAVVLELIHTATLVHDDIIDGTDLRHSKATANAKWGNTLSVLLGDCLFSHALRLSASFANREISRKVADAATEVCSGEILQTQRRFDLQLSIADYQRIIEMKTAALLALSCELGSLVSGASASTVDTLRRFGQQLGIAYQIYDDCLDLVGSETQEGKTLGTDLEKGKFTLPILLMLHSKKLDGNDEANVRLSLLSRKRGVLETSTLISMVLKTGAVRAASRTGIRFLKRAKNSLLGIEENKHTLALHSMACQLELMLDLL from the coding sequence ATGAAGAGGTTGGTTACTCTTCCAAATACGGTGTCCTTTGCATGTAAACAGGTAATAGAATTAGTTTGTGCCCACTTGCATTCTGTTGAGGAACAAATTCTCCAGCAATCCTGTCTCTTCAATCCTATGGTAAGGAGCTATATCGCCCATGTAACGAGCAAGGGTGGGAAGCGTCTACGTCCTATTCTCACCCTGCTTGCAGGTGGGGCTACCGGTAAAATTACTTCGGAGCATATAGACCTCGCCGTTGTCCTTGAGCTCATACACACTGCCACGCTGGTGCATGACGACATCATAGATGGGACGGACTTGCGCCACTCTAAGGCCACAGCTAATGCAAAGTGGGGAAACACCCTGAGTGTCCTTCTAGGGGATTGTTTGTTTTCCCATGCTCTGAGGCTTTCTGCTAGTTTTGCTAACCGGGAAATTAGCCGCAAAGTTGCGGATGCAGCCACTGAAGTCTGTAGTGGTGAAATCCTTCAGACTCAGCGCCGGTTTGATCTTCAGCTGAGTATAGCTGATTATCAGCGTATTATCGAGATGAAGACGGCGGCGCTTTTGGCCCTGTCTTGCGAGCTTGGCTCCTTAGTTAGTGGAGCCAGTGCAAGCACAGTCGACACCCTGCGCCGGTTCGGCCAGCAATTAGGAATTGCCTACCAGATCTATGATGATTGTCTGGATCTAGTTGGCAGCGAGACCCAGGAGGGAAAGACGCTGGGGACGGATCTTGAGAAGGGGAAGTTTACGCTGCCAATACTTCTAATGCTTCATTCCAAAAAGCTCGACGGTAACGATGAAGCTAATGTCCGTCTATCACTTCTCTCTAGGAAAAGAGGCGTTTTGGAGACAAGCACTCTCATCAGTATGGTGTTAAAAACAGGTGCCGTACGGGCAGCATCGCGAACAGGGATCCGTTTTCTGAAACGGGCAAAAAACAGCCTCCTAGGCATAGAAGAAAATAAGCACACCCTGGCACTGCATTCCATGGCATGCCAGCTAGAACTCATGCTCGATTTGCTATGA
- a CDS encoding MBL fold metallo-hydrolase: MQLTNLTRNLEIGANSYLLRAGENNILLDAGFHPRMEGLAALPNFSLLEGKNVDAVVLTHAHHDHIGALPALTKCFRDVPIYMTPATACIAGIVLHDSVNVMMRRKEAANLPEYPLFTHRGVDRCSELWQPYSIGHTFYPCSFFGREMRDVRLCFFDAGHVLGSAGILIESEGRTFFYTGDVNFSDQSILRGADFPKGGIDILMMETTRGDSPAAKNFTRDAEELRLAQAIKEIFERGGAVTIPVFSLGKTQELLAMFWKMRIRGLLPAAPVYLGRLGAKLTLVYDTFASNTRRHSPALQLLQEMTPQIVSGAEIGSCCPKQQSIFALSSGMMSENTLSNIFARRILESSRQGLFFVGYVDADSPAGKIRRTVIDQEVVLEVGLPALKRKCQCKEFNFSAHSSREALLAYALRIRPKTIVLAHGDFLALEWFRGSLTQALPETKIILPQPGQAVDL; the protein is encoded by the coding sequence ATGCAGTTGACTAATCTAACTCGTAACCTGGAGATTGGGGCTAACTCTTACCTTCTGAGAGCAGGAGAAAACAACATCCTGCTAGATGCCGGCTTTCACCCTAGAATGGAGGGATTGGCAGCACTTCCGAATTTTTCTCTTCTCGAAGGTAAGAATGTAGACGCCGTGGTGCTCACACACGCCCATCATGACCACATAGGTGCTCTCCCCGCATTAACCAAATGCTTTCGCGACGTACCCATCTACATGACACCTGCTACAGCATGTATAGCGGGCATTGTGTTGCACGACTCCGTCAATGTTATGATGCGACGGAAGGAGGCAGCCAATCTTCCAGAGTACCCCCTCTTCACTCATCGAGGAGTAGACCGATGTTCGGAGTTATGGCAGCCGTATTCCATAGGTCATACTTTTTATCCTTGCAGTTTTTTTGGGAGGGAAATGCGGGATGTGCGCTTATGCTTTTTCGACGCTGGGCATGTCTTAGGGTCGGCAGGTATTCTCATTGAGAGTGAGGGGCGTACCTTCTTCTATACAGGGGATGTTAATTTCAGTGACCAGTCCATCCTCCGTGGAGCTGACTTTCCAAAAGGAGGAATAGACATCCTTATGATGGAGACCACCAGGGGAGATTCACCCGCGGCAAAAAACTTCACGCGAGATGCCGAAGAATTGCGGCTGGCACAAGCAATTAAGGAAATATTTGAGCGGGGCGGGGCAGTTACTATTCCAGTCTTTTCCTTGGGAAAAACACAAGAGCTGCTGGCGATGTTTTGGAAAATGCGCATCCGCGGACTGCTGCCAGCAGCACCTGTCTACCTAGGTAGACTTGGCGCTAAACTCACGCTGGTGTACGATACCTTCGCCTCAAACACTCGCCGCCATTCTCCGGCACTGCAGCTTCTGCAAGAAATGACTCCACAGATAGTCAGTGGAGCAGAAATCGGATCCTGCTGCCCAAAGCAGCAGTCCATTTTTGCGCTTTCAAGCGGCATGATGTCAGAAAACACGCTCTCCAATATTTTTGCACGTCGTATTCTTGAATCTTCCCGACAAGGTCTTTTCTTTGTCGGTTACGTGGACGCCGACTCACCTGCAGGAAAGATACGAAGAACCGTGATTGACCAAGAGGTCGTCCTGGAGGTGGGACTTCCAGCGCTAAAAAGGAAGTGCCAGTGCAAGGAGTTTAATTTCAGCGCCCATTCCTCTCGCGAAGCGCTTTTGGCATACGCACTACGTATCCGGCCTAAGACTATTGTGCTAGCACATGGAGACTTTTTAGCTTTGGAATGGTTCCGTGGATCTCTTACTCAGGCGCTTCCGGAAACAAAGATTATCCTCCCCCAACCTGGTCAAGCAGTGGACTTATAG